A window of the Oncorhynchus mykiss isolate Arlee chromosome 15, USDA_OmykA_1.1, whole genome shotgun sequence genome harbors these coding sequences:
- the LOC110490919 gene encoding disco-interacting protein 2 homolog C isoform X2 has translation MAEREASPLPLDVRARLAELELELSEGDITQKGYEKKRSKLIRAYVPHPGGMEGMSHRPFFAPPSAARFHRRRSSGTRDERYRSDVHSEAVQAVLARHVESKVAVPMPSKRRSLVVQTSMDAYTPPDSSSGSEEEAGPGDDMPGMEHWMTRPALLGPAHLGSTSSSSSSTQSGGSGNAGRLADSLAHTHLSHPHLAHTHLTHTHTHLTQSHHVSAHHSQTHHAIGHLSLKRKPALGVAENGGSLRRSCEFGSDMLWPPPLESDERHIGTIARNTQKYGNAERMETGDGVPVSSRVSAKIQQLVNTLKMPRRPPLREFFVDDFEELLEVQQPDPKQRRPEGAEMLAVRGEALGVVTNWPPSLEAALQRWGTISPKAPCLTSLDTTGKPLYVLTYGKLWSRSVKLAFNILHKLGSKQEPMVRPGDRVALVFPNNDPVAFMVAFYGCLLAEVVPVPIEVPLTRKDAGSQQIGFLLGSCGVTVALTSDACHKGLPKSATGEIPQFRGWPKLLWFVTESKHLSKPPRDWFPHIKDANSDTAYIEYKTCKDGSVLGVTVMRIALLTHCQALTQSCGYTEAETIVNVLDFKKDVGLWHGILTSVMNMMHVISVPYSLMKVNPLSWIQKVYHFKAKVACVKSRDMHWALVAHREQKDISLSSLRMLLVADGSNPWSISSCDAFLNVFQSKGLRSEVICPCASSPEALTVAIRRPVEDSSQPPGRGVLSMQGLSYSVVRVDTEERLSVLTVQDVGTVMPGALVCVVKPDGVPLLCKTDEIGELCVCSVATGTSYYGLTGMTKNTFEVFPVASGGGLVSEYAFVRTGLLGFVGPGGLVFISGKMDGLIVVSGRRHNADDIIATALAVEPMKFIYRGRIAVFSVTVLHDERIVVVAEQRPDSTEEDSFQWMSRVLQAIDSIHGVGVFCLGLVPANTLPKTPLGGLHLSETKQLYLEGGLHPCNVLMCPHTCVTNLPKPRQKQPEIGPASVMVGNLVSGKRIAMASGRDLGQTDDNDQFLFLSEVLQWRSQTTPEHILYTLLSSRGAVSSSLTCLQLHKRAERVAALLLERGGLQEGDHIALVYPPGIDLIAAFYGCLYAGCVPITVRPPHPQNISTTLPTVKMIVEVSRSACVMTTAVICKLLRSKEAVATVDIRNWPPVLDTDDLPKKKSPALFKPCNPDALAYLDFSVSTTGMLAGVQISHNAVGAFCRSVKLQCELYPSREVAICLDPYCGLGFVLWCLCSVYSGHQSILIPPVELESNPALWLLAVSQLRVRDTFCSYSVMELCTKGLGLQTEALKARGLDLSRVRACVVVAEERPRMSLTHSFSKLFKDLGLHPRSVSTAFGCRVNLAICLQGTSGPDPTTVYVDMRALRHDRVRLVERGSPHSLPLMESGKILPGVRIIIANPETKGPLGDSHLGEIWVHSAHNGSGYYSGYGEEVLQSDHFTSRLSFGDTSTVWARTGYLGFLRRTELTDASGERHDALYVVGALEEAMELRGMRYHPIDIETSVIRTHQSIMECAVFPWTNLLVVVVELEGSEQEALDLVPMVTKAVLEEHYLIVGVVVVTDIGVIPINSRGEKQRMHLRDGFLQDQLDPIYVAYNM, from the exons AGGCTccacctcctcgtcctcctcgtccACTCAGAGCGGTGGCAGCGGCAATGCAGGACGACTGGCCGactcgctcgcacacacacacctctcacacccACACCTGGCACAcacccacctcacacacacacacacacacctaacccaGTCACACCACGTGTCAGCTCACCACTCACAAACACACCACG ctaTCGGACACCTGTCTCTGAAGCGTAAGCCAGCTCTGGGCGTGGCAGAGAACGGAGGCTCTCTCAGAAGATCCTGTGAGTTCGGTTCTGATATGCTGTGGCCTCCACCACTGGAGTCTGACG AGCGCCACATAGGAACCATCGCccgaaacacacagaaatacggcAACGCTGAACGCATGGAGACTGGAGACGGTGTCCCGGTCAGCAGTCGTGTGTCTGCTAAGATCCAGCAGCTAGTGAACACTCTGAAAATGCCTCGTAGACCTCCACTCAGAGAGTTCTTCGTTGATGACTTTGAAGAACTTCTAGAAG tccaGCAGCCAGACCCCAAGCAGCGCCGTCCGGAGGGGGCAGAGATGTTGGCAGTGAGAGGAGAGGCTCTGGGGGTGGTGACTAACTGGCCCCCTTCCCTGGAGGCAGCTCTCCAACGCTGGGGCACCATTAGCCCTAAAGCCCCCTGTCTCACCAGCCTGGACACCACTGGCAAACCTCTATATGTACTCACATACG GGAAGTTATGGTCTCGAAGTGTCAAGCTGGCCTTTAACATCCTACACAAGCTGGGCAGCAAGCAGGAGCCCATGGTGCGACCGGGGGACAGG GTGGCGCTAGTGTTTCCTAATAATGACCCGGTGGCCTTCATGGTGGCCTTCTATGGCTGCCTGCTGGCTGAGGTGGTCCCTGTACCCATAGAGGTGCCCCTCACACGCAAG GATGCTGGCAGCCAGCAGATCGGCTTCCTATTGGGTAGCTGTGGGGTTACCGTGGCGCTGACCAGTGATGCCTGCCATAAAGGCCTGCCCAAGAGTGCCACAGGAGAGATACCACAGTTCAGGG gaTGGCCTAAGCTGCTGTGGTTTGTGACTGAGTCGAAGCATCTCTCCAAGCCTCCCAGAGACTGGTTCCCTCACATCAAAGATGCAAACAGCGACACAGCATATATAGAG taCAAAACCTGTAAAGATGGAAGTGTTCTGGGAGTCACGGTGATGAGGATCGCTCTGCTGACTCACTGCCAAGCCCTCACACAGTCCTGTGGCTACACAGAAG cggAGACCATAGTGAATGTTCTAGACTTTAAGAAGGATGTGGGACTGTGGCACGGCATCCTCACG AGCGTGATGAATATGATGCATGTGATCAGCGTTCCCTACTCTCTGATGAAGGTCAACCCGTTGTCCTGGATACAAAAGGTCTATCACTTTAAAG cCAAGGTAGCGTGTGTAAAGTCCAGAGACATGCACTGGGCTCTGGTGGCCCACAGAGAGCAGAAGGACATCAGCCTGAGTTCCCTCCGGATGCTGCTGGTCGCCGACGGATCTAACCCTT GGTCTATCTCGTCCTGTGACGCGTTCCTCAACGTGTTCCAGAGTAAAGGCTTAAGGTCAGAGGTCATCTGTCCCTGTGCCAGCTCCCCCGAGGCACTGACTGTTGCCATCAGAAG gCCAGTGGAGGACAGTAGCCAGCCACCAGGCCGAGGGGTTCTCTCCATGCAGGGTCTGAGTTACAGTGTGGTCCGCGTCGACACGGAGGAACGCCTGTCAGTCCTCACTGTGCAGGATGTGGGCACTGTCATGCCTGGAG cCCTGGTGTGTGTGGTGAAGCCAGACGGTGTGCCTCTCCTGTGTAAGACAGATGAGAtcggggagctgtgtgtgtgttccgttgCCACGGGAACATCGTACTACGGACTGACAGGCATGACCAAGAACACCTTTGAG gtgtttccAGTAGCATCCGGTGGAGGTCTGGTCAGTGAGTATGCGTTTGTGCGTACGGGGCTGCTGGGCTTCGTGGGTCCAGGTGGTCTGGTGTTTATCTCCGGCAAGATGGACGGCCTCATTGTGGTCAGCGGACGCAGACATAACGCTGATGACATCATAGCCACCGCACTGGCCGTGGAGCCAATGAAATTCATCTACAGAGGGAG gataGCAGTGTTCAGTGTGACCGTGCTGCATGATGAGCGTATCGTGGTGGTAGCAGAGCAGAGACCAGACTCTACTGAGGAGGACAGCTTCCAGTGGATGAGCCGCGTGCTGCAG GCGATAGACAGTATCCATGGTGTGGGTGTGTTCTGCCTGGGGTTAGTTCCAGCCAACACCCTCCCTAAAACCCCCCTTGGGGGTCTACACTTGTCTGAGACCAAACAGCTGTACCTGGAGGGGGGGCTGCACCCCTGTAACGTCCTCATGTGTCCTCACACCTGTGTTACCAACCTGCCCAAACCACGACAGAAACaaccag agatTGGCCCTGCCTCTGTGATGGTGGGGAACCTGGTGTCTGGGAAGAGGATCGCTATGGCCAGTGGCAGAGACCTGGGACAAACTGATGACAATGACCAG TTCCTGTTCCTGTCAGAGGTTCTGCAGTGGAGATCTCAGACTACGCCTGAACACATCCTCTACACACTGCTTAGCTCCCGG GGAGCGGTGTCTAGTTCTCTGACATGTCTTCAGCTCCATAAGAGGGCAGAGAGAGTTGCTGCTCTGctgctggagagaggaggactACAGGAGGGAGACCACATAGCACTGGTCTAcccaccag GTATAGACCTAATTGCAGCGTTCTACGGTTGTCTGTATGCTGGCTGTGTTCCTATCACGGTCCGACCGCCCCACCCACAGaacatctcaaccacactgcccacGGTCAAGATGATCGTAGAG gtcAGTCGTTCGGCCTGTGTGATGACCACAGCGGTCATCTGTAAGCTGCTGCGGTCCAAGGAGGCGGTCGCTACAGTTGACATCAGGAACTGGCCTCCCGTCCTGGACACAG ATGACCTGCCAAAGAAGAAGTCTCCAGCGCTGTTTAAGCCCTGTAACCCTGATGCCCTGGCCTACCTGGACTTCAGTGTGTCCACTACTGGCATGCTGGCTGGAGTACAG atatcCCATAATGCAGTGGGAGCGTTCTGTCGGTCGGTGAAGCTGCAGTGTGAACTGTATCCCTCCAGAGAGGTAGCAATCTGTCTCGACCCCTACTGTGGCCTGGGCTTCGTCCTCTGGTGTctctgcag TGTGTACAGTGGCCATCAGTCGATCCTGATCCCTCCAGTAGAGTTGGAGTCTAACCCAGCCCTGTGGCTGCTCGCTGTCAGCCAGCTCCGAGTCAGAGACACCTTCTGTTCCTACAGCGTCATGGAGCTCTGCACTAAAGGACTGGGCCTGCAGACAGAGGCACTGAAG gcGCGAGGCCTGGACCTGTCCCGTGTGAGGGCGTGTGTCGTGGTAGCAGAGGAGAGACCCAGGATGTCTCTAACACACTccttctccaagctgtttaaagacctGGGCCTGCACCCCCGATCTGTCAGCACAGCATTTGGCTGTAGGGTCAACCTGGCTATCTGTCTGCAg GGCACCTCCGGACcagaccctactacagtttacgTGGACATGAGAGCTCTGCGACATGATAG GGTTCGGTTGGTGGAGAGAGGTTCTCCTCACAGTCTCCCTCTCATGGAGTCAGGAAAG ATCCTACCTGGTGTCCGCATCATCATCGCCAACCCAGAGACCAAGGGACCCCTGGGAGACTCCCACCTAGGAGAG ATCTGGGTGCACAGTGCCCATAATGGCAGTGGATATTACAGTGGTTATGGAGAGGAGGTCCTTCAGTCTGATCACTTCACCTCCAGACTCAGCTTCGGCGACACGTCCACCGTCTGGGCTCGCACCGGATACCTGGGCTTCTTACGACGTACTGAACTCACTGATGCCAGTGgag AGAGACATGATGCGCTGTATGTGGTGGGCGCGTTGGAGGAGGCCATGGAGCTGAGGGGGATGAGGTATCATCCTATAGACATCGAGACCTCCGTTATCAGGACGCACCAGAGCATCATGGAATG TGCTGTGTTTCCCTGGACTAACCTGCTGGTAGTTGTGGTGGAACTAGAAGGCTCGGAGCAGGAAGCCCTGGACCTGGTTCCCATGGTGACCAAGGCGGTGCTGGAAGAGCATTACCTCATCGTTGGTGTCGTTGTGGTAACGGACATCGGGGTGATCCCCATCAACTCTCGCGGGGAGAAGCAGCGCATGCATCTCCGAGACGGCTTCCTACAGGACCAGCTAGACCCCATCTACGTGGCTTATAACATGTAA